The following are encoded in a window of Pyrenophora tritici-repentis strain M4 chromosome 6, whole genome shotgun sequence genomic DNA:
- a CDS encoding phosphatidate cytidylyltransferase 1, translating into MARPRKDVKFQHQVRSASNGRARRPSQSMSEFSDPGSPTIKEEAAPPLIEEQPQSEYEKKKANFITRTIWTLVMIGGFFWALGAGHVFIMIAVTAVQVISFKEVIAIANVPSKARSLRFTKSLNWYFLGIAMYFLYGESVIYYFKHILMVDRLLLPLATHHRFISFMLYIIGFVFFVFSLQKGHYKFQFTQFAWTHMALFLIVGQAHFVINNIFEGFIWFILPVSMVVTNDIFAYLCGITFGRTPLIQISPKKTWEGFLGAWFFTVLWGIAITHFLAQYKYFICPVNDLGANIWSGLECRPNPVFVARDYSIPFLPEGLPIPRTFNIMPVQFHVIMLGTFASLIAPFGGFFASGLKRTFKIKDFGDSIPGHGGMTDRMDCQFIMGSIAFFYYSSFIAVHHTTVGGVIEAAITGLTYEEQMEVVKIMSKHLVNQDIISPKVLELLSEQMHNAWPGHGHVRAYRTSDTRFAANDSFFTQPGIASTGFISLGDSPRRPREQLPITQLPTHVLYEHVRAEGAKGHFNDVMNICRILVKDRGEQPNREMYTAILHSFAECTNGTAGKVRKVLEEMGFWIDTDGSVSGRPKIELDARACECVLEVLAVHPDYLLRADILEYMKSRWLALSDRARNFVVAGMLRERHFEHALSALEDMVKNNIRVESWLFEKAMWMLLEFGEAEEAFYVLNLRADAQSRSNATAPSKLSDALWGALLDAAAQANLYHETNMVWTTQVQPGYLKPATGACLSVLTTASRHGDVQLATDVFRVLTERDTTITTHQYEMLINTYLKANDLSAALSVILIMVDANLKVDEGTCHPLYWHLFTQKHGGDSLPMQAFILLQDFEAAGRKVPTAAVNACMQASIALDRLEEAVEMYKALHTVSHAGPNTNTFNILFRGCRRQLRKELAMFFANEMMQLGCKPDRLTYDRLILVCLECGDLDGALLYYEEMTSVNLTGTNKGRMKPRKRTWERLILRSAVQGDERAVGLLKAYKEGVDEPLPSVEKAVIDRVESGLVPIVAATSEDMSSAAVEDQHVRLATGFTRTPGAGADTELSDDSRELDPPGGRS; encoded by the exons ATGGCGCGTCCAAGAAAGGACGTCAAGTTTCAGCACCAAGTGCGCAGTGCCAGCAACGGGAGGGCCCGACGACCCTCGCAGAGCATGTCAGAATTCAGCGATCCCGGGAGTCCCACCATCAAAGAGGAAGCCGCGCCTCCG CTCATCGAGGAACAGCCCCAGAGCGAGTACGAAAAGAAAAAGGCAAACTTTATAACGCGCACAATATGGACCCTCGTCATGATCGGAGGTTTCTTCTGGGCCCTAGGCGCCGGTCACGTCTTCATAATGATTGCTGTTACCGCCGTCCAGGTCATCTCCTTCAAGGAGGTCATTGCCATTGCAAACGTGCCCAGCAAGGCCCGTAGCTTGCGCTTCACAAAGTCGCTCAACTGGTATTTTCTGGGCATCGCCATGTACTTCCTGTACGGCGAGAGTGTCATTTACTACTTCAAGCACATCCTCATGGTCGACCGCCTGTTGCTTCCCCTGGCTACCCACCATCGCTTCATTTCCTTTATGCTCTACATTATCG gcttcgtcttcttcgtcttctcGCTGCAAAAGGGTCACTACAAGTTCCAATTTACCCAATTCGCCTGGACCCACATGGCTCTCTTTCTCATTGTTGGACAGGCACACTTTGTCATCAACAACATCTTCGAGGGCTTCATCTGGTTCATTCTGCCCGTCTCCATGGTGGTGACGAATGATATTTTCGCCTATCTCTGTGGTATAACGTTTGGTCGCACGCCTCTAATCCAGATTTCACCCAAGAAGACATGGGAGGGCTTTCTAGGTGCCTGGTTCTTCACTGTTCTCTGGGGTATCGCAATTACCCACTTCCTGGCACAGTACAAGTACTTCATCTGCCCGGTCAATGATCTGGGCGCAAACATTTGGTCAGGCTTGGAGTGCCGGCCAAACCCCGTTTTTGTCGCCCGCGACTACTCGATTCCTTTTCTCCCTGAAGGCCTGCCGATACCGCGTACGTTTAACATCATGCCTGTCCAGTTTCACGTCATCATGCTCGGAACTTTTGCCTCTCTCATCGCACCCTTTGGTGGCTTTTTCGCGTCTGGACTCAAGCGCACCTTCAAGATCAAAGACTTTGGTGACTCGATCCCAGGGCACGGCGGCATGACAGACCGCATGGACTGCCAATTCATAATGGGGTCCATTGCATTCTTCTATTATTCGAGCTTCATTGCCGTCCACCACACCACGGTCGGTGGCGTGATTGAAGCAGCCATTACCGGACTCACGTACGAAGAGCAGATGGAGGTCGTCAAGATCATGAGCAAGCACTTGGTGAACCAGGACATAATATCACCCAAG GTGCTCGAACTCTTGTCTGAACAGATG CACAATGCATGGCCAGGTCATGGCCATGTGCGTGCATACAGGACTTCAGATACACGCTTCGCCGCAAACGACTCCTTCTTCACCCAGCCCGGCATTGCTTCAACCGGCTTCATATCGCTAGGCGACTCTCCCCGTCGTCCAAGGGAGCAGCTTCCGATTACCCAACTTCCCACCCACGTCCTCTACGAACATGTCCGCGCCGAGGGGGCCAAGGGTCACTTCAACGACGTGATGAATATTTGCAGGATACTGGTCAAAGATAGAGGAGAGCAGCCAAATAGGGAAATGTACACTGCCATATTGCACAGTTTTGCTGAATGCACCAATGGTACGGCGGGCAAGGTGCGCAAGGTGCTCGAAGAGATGGGCTTCTGGATCGACACTGACGGTTCCGTGAGCGGCCGGCCCAAGATCGAGCTGGATGCTCGGGCTTGCGAGTGCGTGCTTGAGGTGCTCGCCGTCCACCCCGACTATCTCCTACGTGCCGACATTCTCGAATACATGAAGTCGCGGTGGCTTGCGCTTTCAGACCGTGCTCGCAACTTTGTTGTGGCTGGAATGCTGCGCGAGCGTCACTTTGAACATGCATTGTCCGCGCTGGAGGACATGGTAAAGAACAACATACGCGTCGAAAGCTGGCTGTTCGAAAAGGCAATGTGGATGCTGTTGGAATTTGGAGAGGCTGAGGAAGCCTTTTACGTATTGAACCTCAGGGCAGATGCGCAAAGTAGGAGCAATGCAACAGCGCCAAGCAAGCTGAGTGATGCCCTCTGGGGTGCATTGCTAGATGCTGCGGCGCAAGCAAATCTT TACCACGAGACAAACATGGTATGGACGACCCAAGTTCAGCCCGGCTACCTGAAACCTGCAACTGGCGCCTGTCTCTCTGTTTTGACCACGGCCTCCCGCCATGGAGATGTCCAGCTGGCCACGGATGTTTTCCGTGTGCTTACTGAGCGAGATACCACAATCACAACTCATCAATACGAAATGCTCATCAACACATATCTCAAGGCCAACGATTTGTCGGCGGCGCTAAGTGTCATTCTCATCATGGTTGACGCCAACCTCAAGGTAGACGAAGGGACGTGCCACCCACTCTACTGGCATCTGTTTACCCAAAAGCATGGCGGGGATAGTCTACCCATGCAAGCCTTCATTCTGTTGCAGGACTTCGAGGCCGCTGGCCGTAAAGTTCCGACGGCCGCCGTCAATGCATGTATGCAAGCTAGCATCGCCCTGGATCGCCTGGAAGAAGCCGTCGAAATGTACAAGGCTCTGCACACTGTTTCCCATGCGGGCCCCAACACGAATACGTTCAACATACTCTTTAGAGGCTGCCGTCGCCAATTGCGCAAGGAGCTGGCCATGTTCTTTGCAAACGAGATGATGCAACTGGGCTGCAAACCCGACCGTCTCACATACGACCGGCTCATTTTGGTATGCTTGGAGTGTGGCGATCTGGACGGCGCTCTGCTTTATTACGAAGAGATGACGAGCGTAAATCTAACGGGCACGAATAAAGGCCGTATGAAACCCAGAAAGAGAACTTGGGAAAGATTGATTCTCAGAAGTGCAGTGCAAGGCGATGAGAGAGCCGTGGGCCTGCTCAAAGCCTACAAGGAAGGTGTTGACGAGCCCCTCCCAAGCGTGGAGAAGGCCGTCATTGATCGTGTCGAGTCCGGCCTCGTGCCGATCGTGGCAGCAACAAGCGAGGACATGTCTTCCGCTGCTGTGGAAGATCAACACGTCAGGTTGGCAACGGGTTTTACAAGAACCCCAGGAGCTGGCGCTGACACGGAACTGTCGGACGATAGCAGAGAATTAGACCCACCGGGGGGGAGGAGTTGA
- a CDS encoding Atrophin-1 domain containing protein, whose protein sequence is MPSIPAKRKPEAAEEADTPFKRAQRTRKPTLKALLGDGSQPTQPIELPESTPDPPTEPPTEVIEPPTRAIEPPCKPVQQPEERPRRASPLPILAASQASRLTDEPAWESQLMFDKPEDSIVQPLAFSSAATEASVEEDSAVSVDFRDFEGVDWSRLKGFVAPLSTPRGKASWIFQHGWRVWKEGTHHPDELYFVCKYCHIHKLPNGVHRVTKSTTAANGHLQLDKPGHRLSKDGPILSKPLRKHGQQSLRQAALSGVKFSLEAYKTIGNFDVQEFRQAAALWLVDNNRPLREFETPAFRKMIRLANPEAEAALWRSHNSVSAFVMRLYSWLRPQVVRALAEAESKVHISFDGWTTKGGKRGFFSVVAHYANSKGAIVDLPIALPQLVGAHTGEAIADAVTKIPAILQHQSQQTRLLCAR, encoded by the coding sequence atgccctctataccagcaaaacgcaagcccgaggctgccgaagaagctgatactcccttcaagcgagcacaacgtacgcgcaaacctacgctcaaggcgctgttgggtgacggcagccagccaacccagccgatagagctgccagaaagtacgccggatccgcctacagagccgcctacagaagttatcgagccgcccacacgggctattgaaccgccatgtaagcctgtacaacaacccgaggagcgccctcggcgggcatcaccactgcctattttggctgcctcacaagcctctcggctcactgatgagccagcctgggagtcgcagttaatgtttgataagccagaggactctattgtacagcctttagctttctctagcgctgccactgaggcttcggtggaggaggatagcgctgtgagcgtcgattttcgcgactttgagggcgtcgattggtcgcgattaaaggggtttgtcgcgccgctgagcactccacgaggcaaggcaagctggatttttcaacacggctggcgtgtctggaaggagggtactcaccacccagatgagttgtactttgtgtgcaagtactgtcatattcataagctacctaatggtgtacaccgagtaacgaagtcaaccactgccgccaacgggcacctccagcttgataaacctggtcatcggctcagcaaagacggtccaatcctaagcaaacctctccgcaaacatggacaacaatcacttcgtcaggcagctctaagcggtgtcaaatttagtctagaggcgtacaagactataggaaacttcgacgtacaagaatttcggcaagcagctgcgctctggctggtcgacaacaacagaccactccgcgagtttgagacgccggcttttcgcaagatgatcaggcttgctaatcctgaggcagaggcggcgttatggaggtctcataacagcgtgtcagcgttcgtgatgaggttgtacagttggctacgacctcaggtggtgcgcgcgttggctgaagccgagagcaaggtacatataagcttcgatgggtggacgacaaaaggcggcaaacgtggcttcttttctgtagttgctcactacgccaacagtaagggcgcgatagttgacctacccatcgcgctgccgcagctggtgggtgcccacactggtgaggcgatagctgacgctgtaaccaaaatccctgcaatccttcagcatcaatcgcagcaaactcggctactttgtgctcgataa
- a CDS encoding SKN1, Beta-glucanase-Beta-glucan synthetase has translation MPGKPESYTSSEYSDTRTGRPIEQRRRSWSSSSVEKEAASPSQARTEGATEQVRAAEQPLITHNGSSQHSASDAGLDFGILPSAELSSSPLPFAPIVPSPLNPAFSRSSSNESLEGKDVISSDDTRPNARRTPTTGGLLHVRRPPWPHLRPLQTRSTPDVRGQVPRSSGTQLTLNDLGTDYTRYFNPFSDSASTHSRSRRTSMSERCSHSQFGVHPGATTPPPGALSVNPFLTPDASTAGLHQHDNSVFDPERNASFVDDRLTAPYEEKGLASWPLVCDQEEADDEMHMPRDDDDIKFRPSIRDHFTKDSIASTIGLAVMISGLLFTFIGLPVLSALKIIEYNSSYGVPLSMFPTPWKSQPWATVNNRKYPLLANMRTGLIDPDTPQGVKTRTGEFGDEYVLVFSDEFNDNSRTFYEGDDPYFYAPNIWYGATQDQEWYDPDAVTTQDGTLQLRLEEFFNHNLRFRSGMLNSWNQLCFKGGIFEVSVSLPGPAGIQGLWPGAWTMGNLGRPGYLSTTDGLWPYTYQACDVGITPNQSSPDGLSHLPGQRLSSCTCPGEDHPTPGTGRGAPEIDIIEVGASSGPQGHPIATQSYQVAPFDIYYYPNYNFTACPDTRLSGYNTYTGGAFQQAISATTVLNKDWFDNKQYQRYSFEYAPGEGEEAFISWKVGNQTMFMMDGRAIGANGNIQARQITEEPMSLILNLGISNSWTWIDWKDLVFPTTIRFDYVRWYQKKGEEMVTCDPPGFETTEYINKHPKAYNNPNYTTWDQTGYGWPKHKLNNNC, from the exons ATGCCAGGGAAACCCGAGTCTTACACGTCGTCGGAATACTCGGATACGCGCACTGGACGGCCAATTGAACAGCGACGGCGGTCCTGGTCGAGCTCAAGTGTAGAGAAGGAAGCCGCGAGTCCGTCCCAGGCAAGGACAGAAGGAGCTACCGAGCAAGTTAGGGCAGCCGAACAGCCACTAATCACACACAATGGCAGCAGTCAGCACTCGGCTTCGGACGCCGGTCTAGATTTCGGCATCCTCCCATCGGCAGAGCTCTCCTCTTCGCCCCTACCCTTCGCACCCATCGTACCGTCACCATTGAATCCCGCCTTTTCCCGATCCTCAAGCAATGAGAGTCTAGAAGGAAAAGATGTCATATCCAGTGATGACACACGGCCAAATGCTCGTCGCACTCCGACCACGGGAGGCCTTCTTCACGTACGGCGCCCACCATGGCCTCACCTGCGACCCCTACAAACCAGAAGCACACCAGATGTTCGGGGCCAGGTCCCTCGCTCTTCTGGTACCCAGCTCACGCTGAATGATTTGGGTACCGATTACACTCGATACTTCAATCCTTTTTCAGACAGCGCCAGCACACACAGTCGCAGCCGGAGAACTTCCATGTCAGAACGGTGCTCCCACAGCCAGTTTGGCGTCCATCCAGGCGCAACCACACCACCTCCCGGCGCACTATCTGTGAATCCATTTCTCACACCTGACGCCTCTACAGCAGGCCTTCACCAACACGACAACAGTGTCTTTGACCCAGAAAGGAACGCATCTTTTGTCGACGATCGCTTGACTGCACCCTATGAGGAGAAGGGCTTGGCATCTTGGCCATTGGTGTGCGATCAGGAAGAGGCAGACGATGAAATGCACATGCCTCGCGATGATGATGACATCAAGTTTCGCCCATCGATACGCGACCATTTCACAAAAGACAGCATTGCGTCCACGATTGGCCTAGCAGTCATGATATCTGGCTTACTGTTCACATTCATCGGACTTCCCGTGCTTTCTGCCCTCAAGATTATCGAGTACAACTCATCTTATGGCGTGCCACTGAGCATGTTTCCCACCCCTTGGAAGTCTCAACCGTGGGCTACAGTCAACAACCGGAAGTACCCGTTATTGGCCAATATGAGGACAGGCTTGATCGATCCTGATACCCCTCAAGGTGTCAAGACGAGGACCGGTGAGTTTGGCGATGAGTACGTATTAGTTTTCAGCGATGAATTCAACGACAACAGCCGCACCTTCTATGAGGGAGATGACCCATACTTCTATGCTCCCAATATCTGGTATGGTGCGACACAAGACCAAGAGTGGTATGATCCGGACGCTGTAACTACCCAAGACGGCACACTGCAACTGCGGCTGGAGGAATTTTTCAACCACAACCTCAGGTTTCGGTCTGGTATGCTGAACAGCTGGAATCAGTTATGCTTCAAAGGCGGCATATTCGAAGTATCCGTCTCTCTCCCGGGGCCTGCAGGCATACAAGGCTTGTGGCCTGGTGCGTGGACCATGGGTAACCTTGGACGGCCAGGCTATTTGAGTACCACGGATGGCCTTTGGCCATACACATACCAAGCATGCGATGTAGGCATCACGCCAAACCAATCAAGTCCAGATGGTCTATCCCACCTCCCTGGACAGAGGTTGTCGTCGTGCACCTGCCCGGGTGAAGATCACCCTACGCCAGGGACCGGAAGAGGCGCACCTGAAATTGATATCATTGAAGTCGGAGCCAGCTCAGGCCCCCAAGGGCATCCGATTGCAACCCAGAGCTATCAGGTTGCTCCATTCGATATTTACTATTATCCAAATTATAACTTCACAGCCTGCCCAGATACACGGCTGAGTGGATACAACACTTACACTGGTGGCGCATTCCAGCAGGCTATATCCGCGACTACGGTTCTGAATAAGGATTGGTTCGACAATAAGCAATATCAACGCTACTCCTTTGAGTACGCACCCGGCGAAGGCGAGGAAGCTTTCATATCCTGGAAAGTGGGCAATCAGACAATGTTCATGATGGATGGCCGTGCTATCGGGGCCAATGGCAACATACAAGCGCGACAAATAACAGAGGAGCCAATGTCGCTGATCCTCAATCTTGGGATCAGCAATTCGTGGACTTGGATTGACTGGAAAGATTTGGTGTTTCCAACAACTATCCGTTTCGACTACGTCAGGTGGTATCAGAAGAAGGGCGAAGAGATGGTGACGTGCGACCCCCCAGGTTTCGAAACTACCGAGTACATCAACAAGCACCCAAAAGCTTACAACAATCCCAACTACACT ACTTGGGATCAAACGGGCTATGGGTGGCCAAAGCacaagctcaacaacaaCTGCTGA
- a CDS encoding archaeal coiled-coil protein, translating to MADDEFDFSDDDFDHLPTNTLDHLEASALRATQHQADKTRDPESDYGLDDDGDEVINLDDAPQYARPQDEYDHLGHGIQVQDAPRTSQADPNHLLQRIKKLEQDKARERREAQELKVKLQTKAGEADTLRRRYDADTRRHERQLADQQHAHSAEVAKLRADMDKLRREKDEVTTDNMFNQHEAREAGMTRRTARAMPSRPKSAAPAISPARTPRKVQKTLGTLGDGFDDDDVVMASPSRHKTATPKQPGKRKRQIADQSPIPLPALQLSEPRSRRREQGPPPPPSTLAVPQIHGALLDHFRRDDRRFTLLHRLLSHPSSNGTDRILEALTLHSFPSTPSKRLSSTVYDALADINTLDVHELALHICHIFLDLWKQCHNEKHYTPTALILDALHFLLACEPVETAVKITERIVPLIIATVDLVADPISKAAKGGEKAVAELYSTWQREVASQINVEDCLELLHLIASSCLSSSDSGAITRLWQTIPSSFAIMLLVKEQPQQQITLMLRILATSALTNTLGPITTVDSTQDNQANNEDALLNRLTNLFTEIPKPVPDPSAQPTSPQAISEPDLWDLRLLVLSVLTQFSIPEYGSSRLAQNRLCIGRLIKYLDYCITSLYRFPISPTQGHKVDSINATMKLIYHVATTNADFDIKGKLVNTLGGQHAYLVALTRLAFSEGLVLEAGIEDEVVNMAHDILDEGLSMEEGDAFGKVFSSGSTT from the exons ATGGCCGACGACGAGTTTGACTTTAGCGACGATGACTTTGACCACCTGCCCACCAACACGCTGGACCACCTCGAGGCGAGCGCCTTGCGAGCCACACAGCACCAGGCGGACAAGACGCGCGATCCGGAATCCGACTATGGCCTCGACGACGACGGTGATGAGGTGATCAATCTCGACGATGCGCCCCAGTACGCCCGCCCACAAGACGAATATGACCATCTTGGCCATGGCATCCAAGTCCAAGACGCGCCGCGCACCTCGCAAGCCGACCCGAATCACTTGCTCCAGCGGATAAAGAAG CTAGAACAAGACAAGGCACGTGAGAGGCGCGAAGCCCAAGAGCTCAAGGTGAAGCTGCAGACAAAGGCTGGGGAAGCCGACACACTGCGTAGACGATATGACGCCGACACGCGACGACATGAGCGCCAGCTTGCCGACCAGCAGCACGCCCACAGCGCCGAAGTGGCCAAGCTGCGCGCAGACATGGACAAGCTTCGTCGCGAGAAAGATGAGGTGACGACGGACAACATGTTCAACCAACATGAGGCGCGCGAGGCAGGCATGACCCGACGGACGGCAAGAGCCATGCCTTCCCGTCCCAAGTCGGCCGCGCCTGCAATCAGCCCAGCACGCACACCGAGGAAGGTGCAGAAGACTCTCGGCACGCTTGGGGATGGCTttgacgacgacgacgtcGTCATGGCGTCACCGTCAAGACACAAGACGGCGACGCCAAAGCAGCCTGGGAAGCGGAAGCGCCAAATCGCTGACCAAAGCCCCATACCGCTACCTGCTCTACAGTTGAGTGAGCCACGGAGCAGACGTAGAGAGCAGGgccctccaccaccaccaagTACGCTTGCCGTGCCACAAATACATGGCGCCCTCCTTGACCACTTTCGACGTGACGACCGCCGATTCACTCTCTTGCACCGTTTGCTTTCACATCCCTCTTCAAACGGCACCGACCGCATACTAGAAGCACTTACTCTGCACTCCTTTCCTTCGACGCCTTCCAAGAGGCTGTCTTCCACTGTCTATGACGCTCTGGCCGATATCAACACACTCGATGTACATGAGCTAGCTTTGCACATCTGTCACATTTTCCTTGATCTATGGAAACAGTGTCACAATGAGAAGCACTACACCCCGACCGCACTGATACTCGATGCACTTCACTTCCTCCTAGCCTGCGAACCTGTAGAAACTGCTGTCAAAATCACTGAGCGCATCGTGCCCCTCATCATCGCCACTGTAGATCTCGTTGCAGACCCCATCTCCAAAGCAGCCAAAGGCGGAGAAAAAGCCGTCGCTGAACTTTACTCAACCTGGCAGCGAGAGGTTGCTTCACAGATAAATGTCGAAGACTGCCTTGAGCTACTCCATCTCATAGCAAGCAGTTGCCTATCTTCATCTGACTCTGGCGCAATCACCCGGCTCTGGCAAACTATCCCGTCCTCGTTTGCCATCATGCTCTTGGTAAAGGAGCAGCCACAACAGCAAATAACCCTCATGTTGCGCATCCTTGCCACATCCGCTCTCACAAACACTCTCGGCCCAATAACCACGGTCGACTCTACGCAAGATAACCAGGCAAACAACGAAGATGCTCTTCTCAATCGTTTGACAAACCTGTTCACCGAGATACCAAAGCCCGTACCTGACCCTTCCGCACAACCGACATCACCACAAGCCATCTCAGAGCCGGACCTCTGGGACCTCCGTCTGCTCGTCTTATCCGTGCTCACACAATTCTCTATACCAGAGTACGGTTCAAGCCGCCTTGCTCAAAACCGGCTTTGCATAGGCAGACTCATCAAGTACCTCGACTATTGCATAACCAGTCTCTATCGATTTCCCATCTCACCAACCCAAGGCCACAAAGTTGACTCTATCAATGCGACCATGAAGCTTATTTACCACGTGGCTACGACGAATGCTGATTTTGACATCAAGGGCAAGCTTGTCAACACTCTAGGTGGACAGCATGCATACTTGGTTGCTCTGACGAGATTAGCCTTCAGCGAGGGGTTGGTTTTGGAAGCTGGCATTGAGGACGAGGTAGTTAATATGGCACATGACATTCTCGACGAAGGCCTCAGTATGGAAGAGGGCGATGCTTTTGGAAAGGTTTTTAGTAGTGGGAGCACAACATGA
- a CDS encoding AIG2 domain containing protein, whose translation MPPPPPPPHLFKSSRPAIIVPPPPPVPSGAFEPIDKAHYWQFLKDTKANMPGEPFQPFHMFFYGSLMDPEVLQAILDLPELPTTRPATISGFRIKMWGIYPTLIPCHSRSVTGTVWKVSSEAHFDRLAAYETAAYRWDECDAVLEGGEVLRNCRTFCWAGEPDSKELEDGSFDLERYQKYFKSSVTRRRSPVP comes from the coding sequence ATGCcgcctccacctccacctccacaCCTGTTCAAATCATCAAGACCGGCGATCATAGTACCCCCACCTCCTCCAGTGCCTTCTGGAGCGTTTGAGCCCATAGACAAAGCACACTACTGGCAGTTCCTCAAAGACACGAAAGCAAACATGCCCGGTGAACCCTTCCAGCCATTCCACATGTTCTTCTACGGTTCACTCATGGATCCTGAAGTCCTCCAAGCAATTCTCGATCTCCCGGAACTCCCGACTACAAGGCCTGCTACCATTTCTGGTTTCCGTATCAAAATGTGGGGCATATATCCAACATTGATACCCTGCCACTCTAGAAGCGTAACTGGGACTGTGTGGAAGGTGTCCTCGGAAGCCCACTTCGACCGTTTGGCAGCTTACGAGACTGCCGCTTACAGATGGGACGAGTGTGATGCAGTTTTGGAAGGTGGAGAGGTTCTCAGGAATTGTCGGACGTTCTGCTGGGCAGGGGAACCTGATAGTAAGGAACTTGAAGACGGTAGTTTCGATCTGGAACGCTACCAGAAATACTTCAAGTCTTCCGTCACCAGGCGGCGGTCGCCAGTGCCGTAA
- a CDS encoding Dimer-Tnp-hAT domain containing protein, with product MEDFYMKEWRKEGPLGVYLDIINYINPPKQWSIFEDCQREAVNSMPTGASGGTREPIKPCVTRWNSYYDCFKRGVQLQQAINAYATYHIRETEQADEQAAIRGNKLPDVPRWMRSDGLTAADWAVITEYMAILQPLKFATDRLQGRGKCGRFGALYEVIPVFESVITELDARLRPYESVNHEPSEAPENHIPINLRAARRKASNYFTKILQSPIYYAATALYPRYKTYSKRFWRNKPTQLSTAHAKFLRVWAAYKPAAAATTPTPAPKPTMSSFDDAIDAILDEDGEHTMEVEDEYDSWLKEPIWTSDQHKEGPTAVQYWLSLKPKYPHLSRLAIDVLTIPASSSDCERVFAGTGDIIEPQRRKIGAQLLAALVCLQRWTRAGFTTPSTTTAAKHTDEELTEEFAIGTWEEPPAELS from the coding sequence atggaggatttttacatgaaggagtggcggaaagaaggaccgcttggcgtgtatcttgatattatcaactacatcaacccgccgaagcagtggagcatttttgaagattgccaacgcgaggcagttaacagcatgcccacaggcgccagcggcggcactcgcgagccaattaagccgtgtgttacacgttggaacagctattacgactgctttaagcgcggagttcagctccaacaagctatcaacgcatacgccacgtaccacattcgcgagactgaacaggctgacgaacaggcagctattagaggaaacaagctgcctgatgtgccgcggtggatgaggtcagacggccttacggcggctgactgggcggtgattactgagtacatggcgatactgcagccgctcaagtttgctacagatcgcctccaaggccgcggcaagtgtggccgttttggcgcactctacgaggtgatcccagtatttgagagtgtgataactgagctggatgcacgccttcggccatacgaatcggtcaaccacgagccatctgaggcgcccgaaaatcacatcccgatcaacctgcgagccgcgaggcgaaaagcgagcaattactttactaagatcctccaaagtcccatttactacgcagctacggcactatatccacgatataaaacatactctaagcgcttctggcgcaacaaacctacacaattgagcaccgcgcacgcgaagtttctgcgggtttgggctgcctacaagcctgccgctgctgccacaacaccaacccctgcgccaaaacctaccatgagcagctttgacgacgctatcgacgctatactagatgaggacggcgagcatacaatggaggtggaggatgagtacgatagctggttaaaagagcctatatggacgtctgatcaacacaaggagggtccaacagctgtacagtactggttatcgttgaagccgaagtatccacatctttcacgattggcgatcgacgtgttgactatacccgcctccagctctgattgtgagcgcgtttttgcgggaactggcgatataattgagccacaaaggcggaaaattggcgcgcagttactggctgctttggtgtgcttgcaacggtggactcgtgcaggttttacaacaccaagcacgacaacagcagcaaagcatactgatgaggagctcacggaagagtttgcgataggaacgtgggaagagccgcctgcagaattgtcatag